In Thamnophis elegans isolate rThaEle1 chromosome 13, rThaEle1.pri, whole genome shotgun sequence, one DNA window encodes the following:
- the BTG4 gene encoding protein BTG4 isoform X2 → MKDEIAATVFFITRLAKRHSKLSKQQMEKFASTLTTLLFERYKNHWYLDNPTKGQGFRCIRLNPLQAKDPLLDQACAASNVDFQSLGLPREMTIWVDPFDVCCRYGEKNPAFTVAHFTGQESDHNVSQGIWQAVEKASSSTSDYHSGTSSEEDGTTREPKSIPTVSNPNSIYQYSDPFPLWSQYSQRRCFVPDGIQPNPATAYYLHYKGYKACRPSLPFSFPRVDRYHWVSSSQ, encoded by the exons ATGAAGGATGAGATAGCGGCCACCGTCTTCTTCATCACCCGCCTGGCCAAAAGACACAGCAAGCTCAGCAAGCAGCAGATGGAGAAGTTTGCATCCACACTGACCACGCTTCTCTTCGAGAGGTACAAAAACCACTGGTATCTCGACAATCCCACCAAAGGACAAGGCTTCCG GTGCATCAGGCTGAACCCCTTGCAGGCAAAGGACCCTCTCTTGGACCAAGCATGCGCTGCCAGCAACGTGGACTTTCAGAGCCTGGGTTTACCCCGAGAGATGACCATCTGGGTCGACCCCTTTGACGTCTGCTGCAG ATACGGCGAGAAAAACCCGGCGTTCACCGTGGCTCACTTCACAGGCCAAGAGAGCGACCACAACGTGTCTCAGGGCATCTGGCAGGCGGTGGAGAAGgcgtcctcctccacctccgATTATCACTCCGGGACTTCTTCTGAGGAGGACGGCACCACCAGGGAGCCCAAAAGCATCCCAACAGTTAGCAATCCCAACAGCATCTATCAG TACAGTGACCCATTCCCCCTCTGGTCCCAGTATTCTCAACGAAGATGCTTCGTTCCTGATGGCATCCAACCGAACCCTGCTACTGCTTACTATCTCCACTACAAGGGGTATAAAGCCTGCCGCCCATCGTTGCCGTTCAGTTTCCCGCGAGTGGACAGGTACCACTGGGTCAGTTCCAGTCAATAA
- the BTG4 gene encoding protein BTG4 isoform X1, with the protein MKDEIAATVFFITRLAKRHSKLSKQQMEKFASTLTTLLFERYKNHWYLDNPTKGQGFRCIRLNPLQAKDPLLDQACAASNVDFQSLGLPREMTIWVDPFDVCCRYGEKNPAFTVAHFTGQESDHNVSQGIWQAVEKASSSTSDYHSGTSSEEDGTTREPKSIPTVSNPNSIYQCFQYSDPFPLWSQYSQRRCFVPDGIQPNPATAYYLHYKGYKACRPSLPFSFPRVDRYHWVSSSQ; encoded by the exons ATGAAGGATGAGATAGCGGCCACCGTCTTCTTCATCACCCGCCTGGCCAAAAGACACAGCAAGCTCAGCAAGCAGCAGATGGAGAAGTTTGCATCCACACTGACCACGCTTCTCTTCGAGAGGTACAAAAACCACTGGTATCTCGACAATCCCACCAAAGGACAAGGCTTCCG GTGCATCAGGCTGAACCCCTTGCAGGCAAAGGACCCTCTCTTGGACCAAGCATGCGCTGCCAGCAACGTGGACTTTCAGAGCCTGGGTTTACCCCGAGAGATGACCATCTGGGTCGACCCCTTTGACGTCTGCTGCAG ATACGGCGAGAAAAACCCGGCGTTCACCGTGGCTCACTTCACAGGCCAAGAGAGCGACCACAACGTGTCTCAGGGCATCTGGCAGGCGGTGGAGAAGgcgtcctcctccacctccgATTATCACTCCGGGACTTCTTCTGAGGAGGACGGCACCACCAGGGAGCCCAAAAGCATCCCAACAGTTAGCAATCCCAACAGCATCTATCAG TGCTTCCAGTACAGTGACCCATTCCCCCTCTGGTCCCAGTATTCTCAACGAAGATGCTTCGTTCCTGATGGCATCCAACCGAACCCTGCTACTGCTTACTATCTCCACTACAAGGGGTATAAAGCCTGCCGCCCATCGTTGCCGTTCAGTTTCCCGCGAGTGGACAGGTACCACTGGGTCAGTTCCAGTCAATAA